A window from Flavobacteriales bacterium encodes these proteins:
- a CDS encoding DUF4301 family protein: protein MNLSDRDIQRIKFHGLSPEEVQRQYTILCKGLPFSNLHHPAKINDGILALNEEERNHFAHYFDQEAKNYDVLKFVPASGAATRMFKDLYAFVAEGQSTPSVEKFLHSLSEFAFFSLLKEKKWEGLEQTKVIEMVIGKEGLNLGSMPKGLIPFHQEGDRSLTPIESHILEAMNYSRSTNGKIAIHFTLSPEHLEEGKALMSKTEIEIKNNYGIESHIEVSIQHSSTDTIAIDDKNELIRNNEGEIVFRPGGHGALLSNLQSLDADLVYLRNIDNILPPSKNGENVFYKKVLGGYLLTLQQDVFALLNSFHSKNSISQEQKEKFLKQYSGFHAFGLSLQHNDDEWFHRLNRPIRVCGMVKNEGEPGGGPFWVTDKSGVNLQIVEAAQVSSNEDQQAILKSATHFNPVDLVCSLKDFQGSLFDLKQFTDHDTALIVEKSVEGKKIKALEHPGLWNGSMANWLTVFIEIPVSTFNPVKTVNDLLKDAHRS, encoded by the coding sequence ATGAATTTAAGCGATAGGGACATACAACGGATTAAATTTCATGGACTTTCACCCGAAGAGGTGCAAAGACAATACACCATTTTATGCAAAGGTTTACCCTTTTCTAATCTTCATCACCCTGCCAAAATCAACGATGGAATTCTTGCGTTAAATGAAGAAGAGAGAAATCATTTTGCGCATTATTTTGATCAGGAAGCAAAAAATTATGATGTCTTAAAATTTGTTCCTGCTTCCGGTGCGGCAACACGGATGTTTAAAGATTTATATGCATTTGTGGCGGAGGGACAGTCAACACCTTCAGTAGAAAAGTTTCTTCATTCACTTTCCGAATTTGCTTTCTTTTCCTTGTTAAAAGAAAAAAAATGGGAAGGACTGGAACAAACGAAAGTGATCGAAATGGTGATTGGAAAAGAGGGATTGAATCTCGGATCCATGCCAAAGGGATTAATTCCGTTTCATCAGGAAGGTGATCGCAGTTTAACACCTATCGAATCCCATATTCTGGAAGCGATGAATTACAGTCGCTCTACAAACGGAAAAATTGCCATTCATTTCACCTTATCTCCCGAGCATCTCGAAGAGGGAAAAGCATTGATGTCTAAAACGGAAATTGAAATCAAAAACAATTACGGGATAGAATCGCATATCGAGGTTTCCATTCAACATTCTTCCACTGATACCATTGCCATTGACGATAAAAATGAATTAATCCGGAATAATGAAGGAGAGATTGTTTTTCGTCCGGGTGGACATGGCGCTTTGCTTTCTAATTTGCAATCGCTTGACGCGGATCTTGTTTATTTGAGAAACATCGATAATATTTTACCTCCTTCAAAAAATGGAGAAAATGTTTTTTATAAAAAAGTATTGGGCGGTTATTTACTGACATTACAACAAGATGTCTTTGCCTTATTGAATTCATTCCATTCCAAAAATTCCATATCGCAGGAACAAAAGGAAAAATTTTTAAAACAGTATTCCGGATTTCATGCATTTGGATTATCACTTCAGCATAACGATGATGAATGGTTCCATCGTTTAAACCGGCCAATTCGTGTTTGCGGTATGGTTAAAAATGAAGGAGAACCGGGAGGAGGTCCGTTTTGGGTTACAGATAAAAGCGGAGTGAATTTGCAAATTGTGGAAGCTGCGCAGGTTTCTTCCAATGAAGATCAACAAGCCATTTTAAAAAGTGCTACACATTTTAATCCGGTTGATTTAGTTTGCTCACTGAAAGATTTTCAAGGGTCGCTGTTCGATTTAAAGCAATTCACTGATCACGACACCGCATTAATCGTAGAAAAATCGGTGGAAGGGAAAAAAATAAAGGCATTGGAACACCCCGGACTTTGGAATGGTTCCATGGCTAACTGGCTTACTGTTTTCATAGAAATTCCGGTGAGTACATTTAATCCGGTAAAAACGGTAAATGATTTATTGAAGGACGCTCACCGATCTTAA
- a CDS encoding gliding motility-associated C-terminal domain-containing protein, translated as MKNFFRKFLYLPAVWATALFVAQTASASHVPGGNITYECVGPNQYAITLTLFEDCGTAFESNGNQTITITNDCGITGLTSLTLTNTIFQQEVSQLCPAQIGQSECNGGTLPGVWMHQWTGIVTLPDTCDSWTFAYSSCCRNTSINSPNQDSYYWESTLNNADAPCNTSAQITSQPIPYVCANQPVNFNMSALDPDGNTLVFSLIPAMTSATGTITYNPPYTGAVPITGITINSATGQINFTPTVLGNFIVAVLIEEYDANGNLVGSVVQDFQFEVITCTNQVPSQPAGGITNYTGGGVQTSANSIQVCEGDSFCFDLTFSDSDPSNVLTVTSNIATSFPGATITITGTNPVTAHVCHTVASGAPPVSIISFDVEDDACPIPGINSYPITISVINSTYAGMDEIICLNQGVQLQANGGSNFVWTVISGTPINPGNFSCTNCPDPIANPPATTTYMVTSNLTGGCDNIDTVTVTVVPDFTYTITQSSTQSCLMDPISVNVTTNPTGAFNFVWSPGTYLNTTTGPNITITATAPGTYGYNLSITSPDGCVKTDHVNLTVAAAYAPTPTATTMFDTLQCGGGTTVLSVDLGGGVPATCGLSTSGGCSGNLSNISPGTQTGANTTTSYPAIWGNWYKSGHTQMLFTAAELNAMGFIGGKIIEMDVPVTAINGTALYKGVTIQMGCTNITQFGSGWETGLTTVFGPQNVPIAVGSNIMAFTTPYEWDGVSNLIVDICSDNTSDPSYTQNSITPQTTTAGLQCQYLYQDFANACGTTYAPSWGSPSTTRPKVAFTTCPSVPDTTQYSYSWTPSASVAQPNNLTTNASPNITTNYTVTVTNNNGGCTGTSSVMVVVDCLCFPPDPIITNVSCNGASDGAVTANMVGTTGPWTVNWYNSGGTLIQTTNGVTVSDAMTGLAAGTYTIEIIDTALCQRDTVITITQPPVMSVNAGQDQIICLSNSATMTAVAAGGNGAPYTYSWSNGGTGASITDSPLVQTCYDVTATDAMGCVSPSDQVCIFVNPPIIGTVSQNDTICPGETANITASAIGGNGGPYNYAWSLNGVAAGNGTNINVTPTVSPSTYMVIITDNCGTPADTQYVSVYHYAVPQPNFTADLLGSCAPLVTNFTNTTNPALVGSVVWDFGDGTTSTQSPTVQHTFSTPNCYDITLTVESINGCVGDTTFSNYVCAWPYPVADFIFGPQPTNLFNTLITFNDMSSSDAITWNYDIAGLSSSTDPNPQFEFPNDNPNNYDVTLIVTNNYGCADTTINTVVIQGIYTIYAPNSFTPNGDGRNDIFYVLGEGFDPDAFDFYIFDRWGELIFHSESMANGWDGMYKNVKAKNDVYVWKIKSKDIWTGKKYETYGHVTLIR; from the coding sequence ATGAAGAATTTTTTCCGCAAGTTTCTTTACCTACCTGCAGTTTGGGCCACTGCTTTATTCGTAGCTCAAACCGCCAGCGCATCTCACGTTCCGGGTGGTAATATAACTTACGAATGTGTTGGACCCAACCAATATGCGATTACGCTGACCCTTTTCGAGGACTGCGGAACTGCATTTGAATCGAACGGTAACCAAACGATTACGATTACTAATGATTGCGGTATTACAGGGTTAACCTCCCTTACCCTAACCAATACCATTTTCCAGCAGGAAGTATCTCAGCTTTGTCCGGCACAGATTGGTCAGTCCGAATGTAACGGTGGTACACTTCCGGGTGTTTGGATGCATCAGTGGACAGGTATCGTTACTTTACCTGACACCTGTGATTCTTGGACCTTTGCCTATTCATCCTGCTGCAGAAACACCAGTATTAACTCCCCGAATCAGGATAGTTATTATTGGGAATCTACCTTAAATAATGCGGATGCCCCATGCAATACCTCTGCGCAGATTACATCACAACCCATTCCCTACGTATGTGCTAATCAGCCTGTAAACTTCAACATGTCGGCATTGGATCCCGATGGAAATACCCTGGTGTTTTCTTTAATACCGGCCATGACTTCGGCAACGGGAACCATTACTTATAACCCACCATATACAGGGGCGGTACCAATTACTGGTATCACTATTAATTCTGCTACGGGACAAATTAACTTTACGCCAACAGTGCTTGGGAATTTTATTGTAGCCGTTTTAATTGAAGAATATGATGCGAACGGGAATCTTGTTGGAAGTGTTGTTCAAGATTTTCAGTTTGAAGTAATTACCTGTACCAATCAGGTACCTAGTCAGCCTGCAGGTGGTATTACCAATTATACCGGCGGCGGAGTTCAAACCAGTGCCAACAGTATTCAGGTTTGCGAAGGCGACAGTTTTTGTTTCGACCTAACCTTTTCCGATTCAGATCCATCGAATGTTTTAACAGTTACTTCCAATATTGCTACCAGTTTTCCGGGTGCTACCATTACTATTACAGGTACAAATCCTGTAACTGCTCATGTTTGTCACACCGTGGCCAGTGGAGCACCTCCAGTATCCATTATTTCATTCGATGTAGAAGATGACGCCTGTCCGATTCCTGGAATTAACTCTTACCCGATTACGATAAGCGTTATCAACTCCACCTATGCGGGAATGGATGAAATTATTTGTTTGAATCAGGGCGTACAATTACAAGCGAATGGCGGATCTAACTTTGTTTGGACTGTTATTTCCGGTACACCAATAAATCCCGGAAACTTTTCCTGTACAAACTGCCCGGATCCAATTGCAAATCCTCCAGCTACGACCACATATATGGTTACCAGTAACCTTACCGGTGGTTGTGATAATATCGATACCGTAACTGTAACGGTAGTTCCTGATTTTACCTACACCATTACACAGTCTTCAACTCAATCCTGTTTAATGGATCCGATTTCGGTGAACGTAACAACCAATCCAACCGGAGCATTTAACTTCGTTTGGAGTCCGGGTACCTATTTAAATACCACTACCGGTCCGAATATTACCATTACAGCTACTGCGCCTGGAACATACGGTTACAATTTATCGATTACGAGTCCGGATGGTTGTGTAAAAACCGATCATGTCAATTTAACCGTTGCTGCCGCTTATGCTCCTACTCCAACGGCAACCACCATGTTCGATACCTTACAATGTGGTGGTGGAACCACTGTATTAAGTGTTGACTTAGGAGGTGGGGTTCCTGCTACTTGCGGATTAAGTACTTCCGGTGGATGTTCAGGAAATCTAAGCAATATTAGTCCGGGAACACAAACCGGTGCCAATACTACCACAAGTTATCCTGCAATTTGGGGTAACTGGTATAAATCCGGACACACACAAATGCTCTTTACCGCCGCCGAATTAAATGCAATGGGCTTTATCGGTGGAAAAATTATTGAAATGGATGTACCGGTTACCGCCATTAACGGAACCGCATTGTATAAAGGTGTAACCATTCAGATGGGATGTACCAACATTACACAATTCGGATCAGGTTGGGAAACCGGACTCACCACGGTGTTTGGACCTCAAAACGTTCCGATTGCTGTTGGATCAAACATCATGGCCTTTACCACTCCTTACGAATGGGATGGCGTTTCTAATTTGATCGTAGATATCTGTAGCGACAACACCTCTGATCCTTCCTACACGCAAAACAGTATTACTCCACAAACTACAACAGCCGGATTACAATGTCAGTATTTGTATCAGGATTTTGCAAATGCTTGCGGAACTACTTACGCACCTTCATGGGGATCACCTTCAACCACCCGACCAAAAGTTGCATTTACAACTTGTCCGTCAGTTCCGGATACCACACAATATTCCTATTCATGGACTCCAAGCGCATCTGTTGCTCAACCCAACAATTTAACCACCAATGCAAGTCCGAATATTACCACGAACTATACAGTTACCGTTACCAATAACAATGGTGGTTGTACAGGAACATCTTCAGTGATGGTGGTAGTAGATTGCCTATGCTTCCCTCCAGATCCAATTATTACCAATGTAAGTTGTAATGGTGCATCAGATGGAGCAGTTACAGCCAACATGGTAGGAACAACTGGTCCGTGGACGGTGAATTGGTACAACTCAGGCGGAACATTAATTCAAACTACAAATGGAGTTACTGTTTCTGATGCAATGACCGGACTTGCTGCAGGTACTTATACCATTGAAATTATTGATACAGCTCTTTGTCAGCGCGACACCGTAATTACCATTACTCAACCTCCGGTAATGAGTGTTAATGCAGGACAAGATCAGATTATTTGTTTATCCAATAGCGCTACCATGACTGCTGTTGCTGCCGGTGGTAATGGAGCACCGTATACCTATTCATGGTCGAATGGCGGAACTGGTGCCAGTATCACTGATTCTCCATTGGTACAAACATGCTATGATGTAACTGCTACCGATGCGATGGGTTGTGTATCACCGAGTGATCAGGTATGTATTTTTGTAAATCCTCCAATCATAGGAACGGTTTCACAAAACGATACAATTTGTCCGGGAGAAACTGCAAACATCACAGCTTCTGCCATCGGAGGTAATGGTGGTCCATATAACTATGCATGGTCACTCAATGGTGTTGCAGCAGGCAATGGAACAAACATCAATGTTACACCAACAGTGAGTCCAAGTACTTACATGGTTATCATCACCGACAACTGCGGAACGCCTGCCGATACACAATATGTTTCCGTTTATCATTATGCAGTACCACAACCGAATTTCACTGCCGATTTATTAGGATCATGTGCACCGTTGGTGACGAATTTCACGAATACTACCAATCCTGCATTAGTTGGTTCAGTGGTTTGGGATTTTGGAGATGGAACTACATCCACGCAAAGTCCAACCGTACAACACACCTTCTCTACGCCTAATTGTTACGACATTACTTTAACAGTGGAATCGATTAACGGATGTGTTGGCGACACGACTTTTAGCAATTACGTTTGTGCATGGCCTTATCCTGTTGCAGACTTTATTTTCGGTCCGCAACCAACCAATCTGTTCAACACACTCATTACATTTAATGACATGTCGAGCAGTGATGCGATTACCTGGAATTATGACATTGCCGGATTATCTTCCTCTACCGATCCTAATCCGCAATTTGAATTCCCGAATGATAATCCAAACAACTACGATGTAACATTAATTGTAACCAACAACTATGGTTGCGCAGATACAACGATTAACACCGTAGTGATACAAGGTATTTATACGATTTATGCTCCGAATTCCTTCACACCAAATGGTGATGGAAGAAATGATATCTTCTATGTATTGGGAGAAGGATTTGATCCGGATGCATTTGATTTCTACATCTTCGATCGTTGGGGAGAATTAATTTTCCACTCCGAATCGATGGCGAATGGATGGGATGGAATGTATAAAAACGTTAAAGCGAAAAACGATGTGTATGTCTGGAAAATCAAATCGAAAGACATATGGACCGGCAAGAAATATGAAACGTACGGACATGTAACCTTGATCCGATAA
- the coaE gene encoding dephospho-CoA kinase (Dephospho-CoA kinase (CoaE) performs the final step in coenzyme A biosynthesis.), with the protein MKQILVGITGNIGSGKSLVSSVIQEFGYPVFDADLSGRTILDHHRNAIEAVKKILGDSVYADGKADRKKIAAIVFKDPEKLKALNEVIHPLVAEDFEQWRKNQKTDLIFREAAIMIESGAYRNLDHLILVKCPEQTRIDRVIQRDKSTPELVLQRIKNQMPEEEKEKYADFVIVNDGFHAVIPQIQSLIHQLTSHAHS; encoded by the coding sequence ATGAAACAGATATTGGTTGGCATAACAGGAAATATAGGTTCCGGGAAGTCGCTTGTTTCTTCTGTTATACAGGAATTTGGCTATCCGGTTTTTGATGCGGATTTATCCGGAAGAACCATTTTGGATCATCATAGGAATGCAATTGAAGCGGTAAAAAAAATACTTGGTGATTCGGTGTATGCGGATGGAAAAGCAGATCGAAAAAAAATTGCAGCAATTGTATTTAAGGATCCCGAAAAGCTAAAAGCCTTAAACGAAGTGATTCACCCGCTGGTAGCCGAGGATTTTGAACAATGGCGGAAAAACCAAAAAACGGATTTGATTTTCAGAGAGGCAGCCATCATGATTGAAAGCGGGGCTTATCGAAATTTAGACCATTTAATTTTGGTGAAGTGTCCGGAACAAACACGCATTGATCGAGTGATTCAGCGTGATAAATCCACCCCGGAATTGGTTTTGCAACGAATTAAAAATCAGATGCCGGAAGAAGAGAAGGAAAAATACGCAGATTTTGTCATTGTAAATGATGGTTTCCATGCGGTTATTCCCCAAATTCAGTCCCTCATCCATCAACTTACTAGTCATGCGCATTCTTGA
- a CDS encoding NAD(P)H-hydrate dehydratase yields the protein MRILDPASLKKSDELTIASEGISSSELMERAGIRFMDEFLNDASLLRALQYGNEEIRIGIVCGPGNNGGDGLVLARHLHIQGFSVEVFILKEKENPSADHLLNLERCKEKNVPIQFIHSEKDIPDWSGFQFLVDALFGYGLNRKTEGLAKNIIQSLNQSLVKIYSIDIPSGLFCEDNSQNPADGIIRAWKTFTFHCPKLSFLFPENSNYVGHWKVIDIGLKENSVLKKERIFSTHELIVNHLKLRSKFSHKGDYGHALLLAGSKGMFGAAALSSSAVLLSGAGLLTTHLPSHGAQMLHSYLPEAMVNADENEDFITEIPDLSRFDAIGVGPGIGRDKQTANALKVLIQQCNVPMVIDADALNLLAENKTWLAFLPQNTILSPHPGEFDRLFGKHSSSWDRYLTAKEEAIKKGIIIILKGAHTLVAFPNGDVFFNSTGNPSMAKGGSGDVLTGIILGLLSRGYEPATAAVMAVYIHGKSGDMALNERGPESVLARDILGFLPICFQDLYN from the coding sequence ATGCGCATTCTTGATCCTGCTTCTTTAAAAAAATCGGACGAATTAACGATTGCTTCAGAAGGAATTTCATCTTCCGAACTCATGGAACGAGCGGGGATTCGCTTTATGGATGAGTTTTTAAATGATGCTTCATTGTTACGTGCATTGCAATATGGAAATGAAGAAATACGAATTGGAATTGTATGCGGACCCGGAAACAATGGGGGAGACGGACTGGTGCTTGCTCGTCACTTACACATTCAGGGATTTTCAGTTGAGGTTTTTATTCTAAAAGAAAAAGAAAATCCCAGCGCCGATCATTTATTGAATCTGGAGCGATGCAAAGAAAAAAATGTTCCGATACAATTTATTCATTCGGAAAAAGATATTCCTGATTGGAGTGGGTTTCAATTTTTAGTGGATGCCTTGTTTGGGTATGGACTTAACCGCAAAACAGAAGGACTCGCAAAAAATATCATTCAATCCTTAAACCAATCGTTGGTGAAAATTTACAGCATCGATATTCCCAGCGGATTGTTTTGTGAAGATAATTCTCAAAATCCGGCAGATGGAATTATCCGTGCCTGGAAAACATTTACGTTTCACTGTCCGAAACTCTCCTTTTTATTTCCCGAAAATTCGAATTATGTCGGTCACTGGAAAGTAATTGATATTGGTTTGAAAGAAAATTCCGTTTTAAAAAAAGAACGGATTTTTTCTACGCATGAATTAATCGTGAATCATTTAAAACTACGTTCCAAATTTTCGCATAAAGGAGATTATGGTCACGCTCTTTTATTGGCAGGATCAAAAGGAATGTTTGGCGCGGCGGCATTGTCTTCCTCTGCCGTTTTATTATCGGGAGCAGGATTGTTAACTACCCATTTGCCATCACACGGTGCGCAAATGTTGCATAGCTATTTACCGGAAGCCATGGTTAACGCAGACGAAAATGAAGATTTTATTACGGAGATTCCTGATTTAAGTCGGTTTGATGCCATTGGGGTGGGACCCGGAATTGGAAGGGATAAACAAACAGCCAATGCGCTTAAAGTATTAATTCAGCAATGCAATGTTCCAATGGTGATTGATGCAGATGCACTGAATCTTCTTGCAGAAAATAAAACCTGGCTTGCATTTCTTCCGCAGAACACCATTCTTAGTCCACACCCCGGCGAATTCGATCGTCTGTTTGGTAAACACAGTAGCAGTTGGGATCGTTATTTAACTGCGAAAGAAGAGGCTATAAAAAAAGGAATCATCATCATTCTAAAAGGCGCTCACACACTTGTGGCATTTCCCAATGGAGATGTATTTTTTAATTCAACCGGAAATCCATCTATGGCCAAAGGTGGATCGGGAGATGTGTTAACAGGAATTATTCTGGGTTTGTTAAGCAGAGGCTATGAACCGGCTACCGCTGCTGTAATGGCCGTTTATATTCACGGTAAATCAGGCGATATGGCCTTGAATGAGCGTGGACCCGAATCTGTTTTGGCTCGCGATATTCTTGGATTCCTGCCAATTTGCTTTCAGGATTTGTACAATTGA